From Cellulomonas fimi ATCC 484, a single genomic window includes:
- a CDS encoding fatty acid desaturase family protein, protein MTATPLAVDGSRGSRQRAVSDFTELTRQVQAAGLMARRPGHYAARLSAAVLAVAGLVVATVLVGDSWWQAAVAAVAGVVLTQVAFLGHDAAHRQIFASGRANTWASLVLANLLVGLSHGWWQHKHTRHHANPNKVDADPDIAMEVLAMTPEKAASWTSRWSRWFLARQGFFFFPMLLLEGVALHVHAIRRVLSPEPMERRAVEASLLAVRLVGTVVLLLAVMSPLKALVAAAVQLAILGFYMGASFAPNHKGMPLLPKDARVDFLRRQVLTSRNIGGGRWVDVLMGGLNHQVEHHLFPSMPRPSLRRAQPIVRAYCEAHGIPYVQVSLARSYRTIVRHLNTVGHPDRDLFACPVTSAYRV, encoded by the coding sequence ATGACCGCCACGCCCCTCGCCGTCGACGGCTCCCGAGGCTCGCGCCAGCGCGCGGTCAGCGACTTCACGGAGCTGACCCGGCAGGTCCAGGCGGCGGGCCTCATGGCGCGCCGTCCGGGCCACTACGCCGCGCGGCTGTCGGCGGCCGTGCTGGCGGTGGCCGGGCTCGTCGTCGCGACGGTGCTCGTCGGCGACTCGTGGTGGCAGGCGGCGGTCGCGGCCGTGGCCGGCGTCGTGCTGACGCAGGTCGCGTTCCTGGGCCACGACGCCGCGCACCGGCAGATCTTCGCGTCGGGCCGGGCAAACACCTGGGCGAGCCTCGTGCTGGCCAACCTGCTGGTGGGCCTGAGCCACGGGTGGTGGCAGCACAAGCACACGCGCCACCACGCGAACCCGAACAAGGTCGACGCCGACCCGGACATCGCGATGGAGGTCCTCGCGATGACCCCGGAGAAGGCGGCGTCGTGGACGTCGCGCTGGTCGCGGTGGTTCCTCGCCCGGCAGGGGTTCTTCTTCTTCCCCATGCTGCTGCTGGAGGGCGTCGCGCTGCACGTCCACGCCATCCGCCGGGTGCTGTCGCCCGAGCCGATGGAGCGCCGGGCGGTGGAGGCGTCGCTGCTCGCGGTGCGGCTCGTCGGGACCGTCGTGCTGCTGCTCGCGGTGATGTCGCCGCTGAAGGCGCTCGTCGCGGCCGCGGTGCAGCTCGCGATCCTCGGCTTCTACATGGGTGCGTCGTTCGCGCCGAACCACAAGGGGATGCCGCTTCTGCCCAAGGACGCGCGCGTCGACTTCCTGCGCCGTCAAGTCCTCACCAGCCGGAACATCGGCGGCGGGCGCTGGGTGGACGTGCTCATGGGGGGCCTCAACCACCAGGTCGAGCACCACCTGTTCCCGTCGATGCCGCGCCCGAGCCTCCGCCGCGCGCAGCCGATCGTCCGGGCCTACTGCGAGGCGCACGGCATCCCGTACGTGCAGGTGTCGCTCGCCCGGTCGTACCGGACGATCGTGCGCCACCTGAACACCGTGGGTCACCCGGACCGCGACCTGTTCGCCTGCCCGGTGACCTCCGCGTACCGCGTCTGA
- a CDS encoding FAD-dependent oxidoreductase: MTTTTATPPVASPRPTLLSVDDDPAVSRSVARDLRRRYGSGYRIVRAESGDTALEALRELKLRGEQVAVLLADHRMPGMTGIEFLEQAMDLFPQARRILLTAYADTEAAIDAVNVVDLDHYLLKPWQPPEEKLYPVIDAQLDAWAASAPSPVPQVKVVGHRWSARSSQVREFLARNQVSYRWFSSESPEGRRLLDAAGADESAVPLVVTHEGEPLHSPDDATLAARVGLTTTPATDFYDLVVVGGGPAGLSAALYGASEGLRTALVERVATGGQAGQSSRIENYLGFPDGVSGAQLTERARRQAVRFGAEIVLAADVVGLDVQGAARQLRLADGSVVGAHTVLLANGVSYRELDGPGLAALTGRGVYYGSALTEAPACQDQDVYVVGGANSAGQSAMYLSRTARSVTLVVRGEQLSASMSHYLVEQLSANPKVRVRTCCEVVDASGDEHLERLVLQDSVTGEKEEVETSHLFVFIGAVPRTEWLDGTVARDPRGFVLAGPDLLVDGRPPAGWPLDRPPYHLETSQPGVFVAGDARAESAKRVASAVGEGAMAVMLVHRYLEQL; encoded by the coding sequence GTGACGACGACCACCGCCACCCCGCCCGTCGCCAGCCCTCGACCCACCCTGCTGTCCGTCGACGACGACCCCGCCGTCTCCCGCTCGGTCGCGCGCGACCTGCGCCGCCGCTACGGCTCCGGCTACCGGATCGTGCGCGCCGAGTCGGGCGACACCGCGCTGGAGGCGCTGCGCGAGCTCAAGCTGCGCGGCGAGCAGGTCGCGGTCCTCCTCGCGGACCACCGCATGCCCGGGATGACGGGCATCGAGTTCCTCGAGCAGGCGATGGACCTGTTCCCGCAGGCCCGCCGCATCCTGCTGACCGCGTACGCCGACACGGAGGCCGCGATCGACGCGGTCAACGTCGTCGACCTCGACCACTACCTGCTCAAGCCCTGGCAGCCGCCCGAGGAGAAGCTGTACCCGGTCATCGACGCGCAGCTCGACGCGTGGGCCGCGAGCGCGCCCTCGCCCGTGCCGCAGGTCAAGGTCGTCGGGCACCGCTGGTCGGCCAGGTCGTCGCAGGTGCGGGAGTTCCTCGCCCGCAACCAGGTGTCGTACCGGTGGTTCTCCTCGGAGTCGCCCGAGGGGCGGCGCCTGCTCGACGCGGCCGGTGCGGACGAGTCCGCGGTGCCGCTCGTCGTGACGCACGAGGGCGAGCCGCTGCACTCCCCCGACGACGCGACGCTCGCCGCACGCGTGGGCCTGACGACGACGCCCGCCACGGACTTCTACGACCTGGTCGTCGTCGGGGGCGGCCCGGCGGGCCTGAGCGCAGCGCTGTACGGCGCGTCGGAAGGGCTGCGCACGGCGCTCGTCGAGCGCGTCGCCACCGGTGGCCAGGCGGGGCAGAGCTCACGCATCGAGAACTACCTCGGCTTCCCCGACGGCGTCTCGGGCGCGCAGCTCACCGAGCGGGCGCGGCGGCAGGCCGTGCGGTTCGGGGCCGAGATCGTCCTCGCGGCGGACGTCGTGGGCCTCGACGTGCAGGGTGCGGCGCGGCAGCTGCGGCTCGCCGACGGGAGCGTCGTGGGCGCGCACACGGTGCTGCTCGCCAACGGCGTCTCGTACCGCGAGCTCGACGGGCCGGGGCTCGCGGCGCTCACGGGCCGCGGCGTCTACTACGGCTCGGCGCTCACCGAGGCACCCGCGTGCCAGGACCAGGACGTGTACGTCGTCGGCGGCGCCAACTCGGCGGGCCAGTCGGCGATGTACCTGTCCCGCACGGCCCGGTCCGTGACGCTCGTCGTGCGCGGCGAGCAGCTGTCCGCGTCGATGTCGCACTACCTCGTCGAGCAGCTCTCCGCGAACCCCAAGGTGCGGGTCCGCACGTGCTGCGAGGTCGTCGACGCCTCCGGTGACGAGCACCTGGAGCGTCTGGTGCTGCAGGACTCGGTCACCGGCGAGAAGGAGGAGGTGGAGACGAGCCACCTGTTCGTCTTCATCGGCGCCGTGCCGCGCACCGAGTGGCTCGACGGCACGGTCGCGCGCGACCCGCGCGGGTTCGTCCTGGCTGGGCCGGACCTGCTCGTCGACGGCCGCCCGCCCGCAGGCTGGCCGCTCGACCGCCCGCCGTACCACCTCGAGACCAGCCAGCCGGGCGTGTTCGTCGCGGGCGACGCGCGCGCCGAGTCGGCCAAGCGCGTCGCGTCCGCCGTGGGCGAGGGCGCGATGGCGGTCATGCTCGTCCACCGGTACCTGGAGCAGCTGTGA
- a CDS encoding ATP-binding protein: MTTPTTPTPPARREPERLPCDIAELSRLFLFDKLDDDQLTWLCSHGHVEHQDPGFVFREGEPAEAFYVLLEGSVALYRRVGADDVEISRTAQVGVYAGAWHAYLDRAETRSYLHTLRVLEPSRFYVLPAADFSEVMHTWFPMAMHLLEGLFFGQKSMQTATAQRERLQALGALSAGLTHELNNPASAATRAASTLRERVGRMRNKLGLVASGAFDRDELVQIIELQEKAVAALAEARGRASLSALETSDREDEVADWLDDHGVPDNAEIAHSFVEAGIDPQWLDDHVGSIPDDVAAAAVHWLGYTLETELLMNEVEDATTRISTLVDAAKQYSQIGRAAQQEVDVHVLLDSTLTMLDAKLRDIEVVRHYDRTLPPVLVHGAELNQVWTNLVDNARQALAEVPADRRRLTISTRRVEDWLEVEVADTGPGIPPEIVDRVFEPFFTTKPVGSGTGLGLDISWRIVVGKHHGDLRVTSQPGDTRFLVRLPYTHPEAS, translated from the coding sequence GTGACGACACCGACGACACCGACGCCCCCCGCCCGCCGCGAGCCCGAGCGGCTGCCCTGCGACATCGCGGAGCTGAGCCGGCTCTTCCTGTTCGACAAGCTCGACGACGACCAGCTCACGTGGCTGTGCAGCCACGGGCACGTCGAGCACCAGGACCCCGGGTTCGTGTTCCGCGAGGGCGAGCCCGCGGAGGCGTTCTACGTGCTGCTGGAGGGGTCGGTCGCGCTGTACCGGCGGGTCGGCGCGGACGACGTGGAGATCAGCCGGACGGCACAGGTCGGGGTGTACGCGGGCGCGTGGCACGCCTACCTCGACCGCGCGGAGACCCGCTCCTACCTGCACACCCTGCGCGTCCTGGAGCCGTCGCGGTTCTACGTGCTGCCCGCCGCGGACTTCTCCGAGGTCATGCACACGTGGTTCCCCATGGCGATGCACCTCCTCGAGGGCCTGTTCTTCGGGCAGAAGAGCATGCAGACCGCCACCGCGCAGCGCGAGCGGCTGCAGGCGCTGGGCGCGTTGTCCGCCGGGCTGACGCACGAGCTCAACAACCCGGCGTCGGCGGCCACGCGTGCGGCGTCGACGCTGCGCGAGCGGGTCGGGCGGATGCGCAACAAGCTCGGGCTGGTCGCGTCGGGCGCGTTCGACCGCGACGAGCTCGTGCAGATCATCGAGCTGCAGGAGAAGGCGGTCGCGGCGCTCGCCGAGGCCCGCGGGCGGGCGTCGCTGTCGGCGCTCGAGACGTCGGACCGGGAGGACGAGGTCGCCGACTGGCTCGACGACCACGGCGTCCCCGACAACGCCGAGATCGCGCACAGCTTCGTCGAGGCCGGCATCGACCCGCAGTGGCTCGACGACCACGTGGGCAGCATCCCCGACGACGTCGCGGCCGCGGCGGTGCACTGGCTCGGCTACACGCTCGAGACCGAGCTGCTGATGAACGAGGTCGAGGACGCGACGACCCGCATCTCGACCCTCGTCGACGCCGCGAAGCAGTACTCGCAGATCGGCCGCGCGGCGCAGCAGGAGGTCGACGTGCACGTGCTGCTCGACAGCACGCTCACCATGCTCGACGCCAAGCTGCGCGACATCGAGGTGGTCCGGCACTACGACCGCACCCTCCCGCCCGTCCTGGTGCACGGTGCCGAGCTCAACCAGGTGTGGACCAACCTCGTCGACAACGCGCGCCAGGCCCTCGCCGAGGTGCCCGCCGACCGCCGCCGGCTGACGATCTCGACCCGCCGCGTCGAGGACTGGCTCGAGGTCGAGGTCGCCGACACCGGTCCCGGCATCCCGCCGGAGATCGTCGACCGCGTCTTCGAGCCGTTCTTCACCACGAAGCCCGTCGGGTCCGGCACGGGCCTCGGCCTCGACATCTCGTGGCGGATCGTCGTCGGCAAGCACCACGGCGACCTGCGCGTCACGTCGCAGCCGGGCGACACCCGCTTCCTCGTCCGTCTTCCCTACACCCACCCGGAGGCCTCGTGA
- a CDS encoding UBP-type zinc finger domain-containing protein → MTVDVDTTVPPSGTGCAECEADGGWWVHLRRCAHCGHVGCCDTSPAQHATAHWRATGHRYMRSFEPGESWWWDYQEEAAVDGPDLAPPDARPADQGVPGPRDRVPTNWRDLIH, encoded by the coding sequence GTGACCGTCGACGTCGACACCACCGTCCCGCCCAGCGGCACCGGCTGCGCCGAGTGCGAGGCCGACGGCGGCTGGTGGGTGCACCTGCGCCGGTGCGCGCACTGCGGCCACGTCGGCTGCTGCGACACGTCCCCCGCGCAGCACGCCACCGCCCACTGGCGCGCGACCGGCCACCGCTACATGCGCAGCTTCGAGCCCGGCGAGTCGTGGTGGTGGGACTACCAGGAGGAGGCCGCGGTCGACGGCCCCGACCTGGCCCCGCCCGACGCCCGGCCCGCCGACCAGGGCGTCCCCGGCCCGCGCGACCGCGTCCCGACGAACTGGCGCGACCTCATCCACTGA
- a CDS encoding rhamnogalacturonan lyase, with protein sequence MSLPRIHGRLAVSGAAALVVGCLVVPTATAAPVPATGPGAHRDGPDRLTLERLDRGLVAASTPQGVFLSWRLLAPEVTGATTTGQTGPDFAVYRDGTKVATVTDSTNYLDADGTAASRYRVAAVVDGVEVDGTEATPWTQASVDLPLNKPADGVTPVGEAYTYSANDMSVADVDGDGQYEFVVKWDPSNSKDVSQVGYTGNVYVDAYELDGTQLWRIDLGVNIRAGAHYTQFPVYDFDGDGKAELMMKTAPGTMITTYRADGTVASEKFVTIPKRDRKAGVTDTTDYRLSKQGYYEHVVAMFQGWSTRPEVTSGQWPATLEEAFGIAPQYTYPLSDADARALADYFMDVYAPSRSARNVLRNFEGFVVDGPEYLTVFAGDTGKELQTVDYKPGRGDDGLLWGDYAMARIEPGNRVDRFLSGVGYFDGTTPSAVFARGYYTRTTVVAYDWDGRKLQERWYVDSGHVPLTNPFNDGPHGRDGTDPEFGTLTTQGFHSLSVADVDADGKHELVYGAATIDDDGSLLYSSFGTLPAGSAAPGQVVRLGHGDAMHVTDIDPDRPGLEILTAHEGGTFAPYGMAMRDAATGEVLFGVYSGRDTGRSMIGDVLPGTRGTEAWASLPGGSSSLGLYSAAGVLTPGPIPGTNQSIRWAADGTTQIVGGSGDQDVTIDDWSRGRLLTATGTRANNGTKGNPSLVADVLGDWREELLVRTADSSAIRLFVSTEVTGHKLATLMHDPQYRAEVARQQTTYNQPSYPGFSLASDTDYTQVPVADLWAPGSIDALQSSLEARIEAREIRGPVAAVLLAAVKAADLAADHGNEKVAVRSLEAFVKALTPRTRTSSVSDAARVALTHQAEQVVAMLD encoded by the coding sequence ATGAGTCTTCCCCGCATCCACGGTCGCCTCGCGGTCTCCGGAGCGGCCGCCCTGGTGGTCGGCTGCCTCGTCGTGCCGACCGCGACCGCCGCTCCCGTGCCCGCCACGGGACCTGGCGCACACCGCGACGGACCGGACCGTCTCACCCTCGAGCGCCTCGACCGCGGCCTCGTCGCCGCGAGCACCCCGCAGGGCGTGTTCCTCTCCTGGCGCCTGCTCGCACCCGAGGTCACCGGTGCCACCACGACGGGCCAGACCGGCCCCGACTTCGCGGTCTACCGCGACGGCACCAAGGTCGCGACCGTGACCGACTCGACGAACTACCTCGACGCCGACGGCACGGCCGCGTCGCGGTACCGCGTCGCGGCCGTCGTCGACGGCGTCGAGGTCGACGGCACCGAGGCGACGCCCTGGACGCAGGCCTCCGTCGACCTGCCGCTGAACAAGCCCGCCGACGGCGTGACGCCGGTGGGCGAGGCGTACACGTACTCGGCCAACGACATGAGCGTGGCCGACGTCGACGGCGACGGGCAGTACGAGTTCGTCGTGAAGTGGGACCCGTCCAACTCCAAGGACGTCAGCCAGGTCGGGTACACGGGCAACGTCTACGTCGACGCCTACGAGCTCGACGGCACGCAGCTGTGGCGCATCGACCTCGGCGTGAACATCCGGGCGGGCGCGCACTACACGCAGTTCCCCGTCTACGACTTCGACGGCGACGGCAAGGCCGAGCTCATGATGAAGACGGCCCCCGGCACCATGATCACGACGTACCGCGCCGACGGGACCGTCGCGAGCGAGAAGTTCGTGACGATCCCGAAGCGCGACCGCAAGGCCGGCGTCACCGACACCACCGACTACCGGCTGAGCAAGCAGGGCTACTACGAGCACGTCGTCGCGATGTTCCAGGGGTGGTCGACGCGTCCCGAGGTCACGTCGGGCCAGTGGCCCGCGACGCTCGAGGAGGCCTTCGGGATCGCGCCGCAGTACACCTACCCGCTGTCCGACGCCGACGCCCGCGCGCTCGCCGACTACTTCATGGACGTCTACGCGCCGAGCCGCAGCGCGCGCAACGTGCTGCGGAACTTCGAGGGTTTCGTCGTCGACGGGCCGGAGTACCTCACGGTCTTCGCCGGCGACACCGGCAAGGAGCTCCAGACCGTCGACTACAAGCCCGGGCGCGGCGACGACGGGCTGCTGTGGGGCGACTACGCGATGGCCCGCATCGAGCCCGGCAACCGCGTCGACCGGTTCCTGTCCGGCGTCGGCTACTTCGACGGCACGACGCCGTCGGCGGTGTTCGCGCGCGGCTACTACACGCGCACGACCGTCGTCGCGTACGACTGGGACGGCAGGAAGCTCCAGGAGCGCTGGTACGTCGACTCCGGCCACGTGCCGCTGACCAACCCGTTCAACGACGGCCCGCACGGGCGCGACGGCACCGACCCCGAGTTCGGGACCCTCACGACGCAGGGCTTCCACTCGCTGTCGGTCGCGGACGTCGACGCCGACGGGAAGCACGAGCTCGTCTACGGTGCCGCGACGATCGACGACGACGGCTCGCTGCTGTACTCGTCGTTCGGCACGCTGCCCGCCGGCAGCGCGGCCCCCGGCCAGGTCGTGCGGCTCGGCCACGGCGACGCGATGCACGTGACCGACATCGACCCCGACCGCCCGGGCCTGGAGATCCTCACCGCGCACGAGGGCGGCACCTTCGCGCCCTACGGCATGGCGATGCGCGACGCCGCGACCGGCGAGGTCCTGTTCGGCGTGTACTCCGGCCGTGACACCGGCCGCTCGATGATCGGGGACGTGCTGCCCGGCACGCGCGGCACCGAGGCGTGGGCGTCGCTGCCCGGCGGCTCGAGCTCGCTCGGCCTGTACTCGGCCGCCGGCGTCCTCACCCCGGGTCCCATCCCCGGCACGAACCAGTCGATCCGGTGGGCCGCCGACGGGACGACGCAGATCGTGGGCGGCTCGGGCGACCAGGACGTGACGATCGACGACTGGTCCCGCGGTCGCCTGCTCACCGCGACCGGCACGCGCGCCAACAACGGCACCAAGGGCAACCCGTCGCTCGTCGCCGACGTCCTGGGCGACTGGCGGGAGGAGCTCCTGGTCCGCACGGCCGACTCCTCCGCGATCCGCCTGTTCGTCTCCACCGAGGTGACGGGCCACAAGCTCGCGACCCTCATGCACGACCCCCAGTACCGAGCCGAGGTGGCCCGCCAGCAGACGACGTACAACCAGCCGTCGTACCCCGGCTTCTCCCTCGCGTCGGACACCGACTACACGCAGGTGCCGGTCGCGGACCTCTGGGCGCCGGGCAGCATCGACGCGCTCCAGTCGTCGCTGGAGGCCCGCATCGAGGCACGCGAGATCCGCGGACCCGTGGCCGCGGTGCTGCTCGCCGCCGTCAAGGCCGCCGACCTCGCGGCCGACCACGGCAACGAGAAGGTGGCGGTCCGCTCGCTGGAGGCGTTCGTGAAGGCGCTCACCCCGCGGACGCGGACGTCCAGCGTGTCCGACGCCGCACGCGTCGCGCTGACGCACCAGGCCGAGCAGGTCGTGGCGATGCTCGACTGA
- a CDS encoding cold-shock protein, whose protein sequence is MAIGTVKWFNAEKGFGFIAPDDGGPDVFAHYSAIASSGYRSLEENQKVQFDVTQGPKGPQASNITPA, encoded by the coding sequence ATGGCTATTGGCACCGTGAAGTGGTTCAACGCCGAGAAGGGCTTCGGCTTCATCGCCCCCGACGACGGCGGCCCGGACGTCTTCGCGCACTACTCGGCCATCGCGAGCAGCGGCTACCGCTCGCTCGAGGAGAACCAGAAGGTGCAGTTCGACGTCACGCAGGGCCCCAAGGGCCCGCAGGCCTCGAACATCACGCCGGCCTGA
- a CDS encoding fatty acid desaturase family protein: MTQTPPDGPGTRSATATRSTRPNPTSSFTALTRTVQEAGYMRRRYGFYAARLTGAVLAMAALVTAIVLVGDSWWQVLVAAVAAVTFTQIAFLGHDAAHRQIFRSGRANDWASLVLADLFVGLSHGWWQRKHTRHHAKPNQVDADPDIDLPVLAFTPGDAARRTNPLSRWFLARQGWFFFPLLLLEGLDLHVASVRRIAQPGPLERRWVEAAFLLVRLGGGLALVLAVMSPGKAAVFLAVQLGLFGLYMGASFAPNHKGMPLVPKDARIDFLRRQVLTSRNIRGGRWLDVVMGGLNHQVEHHLFPSMPSVSLRRVAPIVREYCETHQIPYTQVSLARSYAIVVRHLNTVGLADRDPFVCPLVAAHRV; this comes from the coding sequence ATGACCCAGACCCCTCCCGACGGCCCCGGGACGCGCAGCGCCACCGCGACCCGCAGCACCCGGCCGAACCCCACCAGCAGCTTCACCGCGCTGACCCGCACCGTGCAGGAGGCCGGGTACATGCGCCGGCGGTACGGCTTCTACGCCGCCCGCCTCACCGGTGCCGTGCTCGCGATGGCCGCGCTCGTCACCGCGATCGTCCTCGTGGGCGACTCCTGGTGGCAGGTGCTCGTGGCCGCCGTCGCCGCCGTGACCTTCACGCAGATCGCGTTCCTCGGCCACGACGCCGCGCACCGGCAGATCTTCCGCTCCGGCCGCGCCAACGACTGGGCGAGCCTCGTCCTCGCCGACCTCTTCGTCGGGCTCTCGCACGGCTGGTGGCAGCGCAAGCACACGCGGCACCACGCCAAGCCCAACCAGGTGGACGCCGACCCCGACATCGACCTGCCCGTGCTCGCCTTCACACCCGGTGACGCCGCGCGGCGCACCAACCCGCTGAGCCGCTGGTTCCTCGCCCGCCAGGGCTGGTTCTTCTTCCCCCTCCTGCTCCTCGAGGGCCTCGACCTGCACGTCGCGAGCGTGCGCCGCATCGCCCAGCCCGGCCCGCTCGAGCGCCGCTGGGTCGAGGCCGCGTTCCTGCTGGTGCGCCTCGGCGGCGGGCTCGCCCTCGTGCTCGCCGTGATGTCGCCCGGCAAGGCCGCGGTCTTCCTCGCCGTGCAGCTCGGGCTGTTCGGCCTGTACATGGGTGCGTCGTTCGCGCCCAACCACAAGGGCATGCCGCTCGTCCCGAAGGACGCGCGCATCGACTTCCTGCGCCGCCAGGTGCTCACGAGCCGCAACATCCGCGGCGGCCGGTGGCTCGACGTCGTCATGGGCGGGCTCAACCACCAGGTCGAGCACCACCTCTTCCCGTCGATGCCGTCGGTCAGCCTGCGCCGCGTCGCGCCGATCGTCCGCGAGTACTGCGAGACGCACCAGATCCCCTACACGCAGGTGTCGCTCGCGCGCTCCTACGCGATCGTCGTCCGGCACCTCAACACCGTCGGCCTCGCGGACCGCGACCCGTTCGTCTGCCCGCTCGTCGCGGCCCACCGCGTCTGA
- a CDS encoding cold-shock protein yields MPVGTVKWFNAEKGFGFIAPDDGGPDVFAHYSAIQSSGYRSLEENQKVQFDVTQGPKGPQASNITPL; encoded by the coding sequence ATGCCTGTTGGCACCGTGAAGTGGTTCAACGCCGAGAAGGGCTTCGGCTTCATCGCCCCCGACGACGGCGGCCCCGACGTCTTCGCGCACTACTCCGCCATCCAGTCGAGCGGCTACCGCTCGCTCGAGGAGAACCAGAAGGTCCAGTTCGACGTCACGCAGGGCCCCAAGGGCCCGCAGGCGTCCAACATCACGCCTCTCTGA
- a CDS encoding YchJ family protein — protein MTPTEPPAAARPGTRPDLPADDARCPCGTGLVLGECCGPRLAGRAAAPTAEALMRSRYTAFVVRDAAYLRATWHASTRPARLDLDDGVRWRGLQVLATQAGGPFDDAGVVEFAARYVDGDVRGVLHETSRFVREGGRWWYVDGDVG, from the coding sequence ATGACCCCGACCGAGCCCCCGGCCGCCGCGCGGCCGGGCACGCGACCGGATCTGCCTGCCGACGACGCCCGCTGCCCGTGCGGCACGGGCCTCGTGCTGGGGGAGTGCTGCGGCCCGCGGCTGGCCGGGCGGGCGGCGGCGCCGACCGCGGAGGCGCTCATGCGCTCGCGGTACACCGCCTTCGTGGTCCGGGACGCCGCCTACCTGCGGGCGACGTGGCACGCGTCCACGCGGCCGGCCCGGCTCGACCTCGACGACGGGGTGCGCTGGCGGGGGCTCCAGGTGCTGGCGACGCAGGCGGGCGGCCCGTTCGACGACGCGGGGGTCGTGGAGTTCGCGGCGCGCTACGTCGACGGCGACGTGCGGGGCGTGCTGCACGAGACGAGCCGGTTCGTCCGCGAGGGCGGCCGGTGGTGGTACGTGGACGGCGACGTCGGCTGA
- a CDS encoding HAF repeat-containing protein, whose amino-acid sequence MTRRLLTCMTLTALAVVTAAGVSAPATAAPGPVVASTPGGDDVRHGPRTVPQAVDLGTLGGAQTVPYAVDAHGRVVGTSQTADGRWHAFSWWRGRMTDLTPGAANGAAVDVDERGGIVVRVTATAGGPETSRLLDGRRTAELGEVRAELVNAHGQVAGLVRGADGTNPFVWTSGTRVDLGPVPGFEGTSSRLVDLDDHGRVLGIGLGPESFEVGYVWDGAFTPVGDPSAFGGNGVVDLSDSGFVLGNAYEGGPLLWRDGAQRWLGLPPGFTDADPVAVDEHGHAVANLRTDDGRWRAHLWDGDRWVALGPDDVTTRATDLDRHRVVGVVERAADPARTTAFLLQGDRFTELGAGTSGSVAAQALAGRYVLGTVTDADGLVRAVLWTTRGMHH is encoded by the coding sequence ATGACCCGACGTCTGCTCACCTGCATGACCCTCACCGCGCTGGCCGTCGTCACGGCCGCCGGCGTGTCAGCCCCGGCCACGGCGGCCCCCGGACCGGTCGTGGCCTCCACACCCGGGGGCGACGACGTCCGGCACGGCCCGCGCACCGTGCCGCAGGCCGTCGATCTCGGCACGCTCGGCGGCGCCCAGACGGTGCCGTACGCGGTCGACGCGCACGGCCGGGTCGTCGGCACGTCGCAGACCGCCGACGGCCGGTGGCACGCGTTCTCGTGGTGGCGGGGCCGGATGACCGACCTCACGCCCGGGGCGGCGAACGGTGCTGCGGTCGACGTCGACGAGCGCGGCGGGATCGTCGTGCGGGTCACGGCCACCGCCGGCGGGCCCGAGACGTCCCGTCTCCTCGACGGGCGGCGCACCGCCGAGCTCGGCGAGGTGCGGGCGGAGCTCGTCAACGCCCACGGTCAGGTCGCGGGGCTGGTCCGCGGCGCGGACGGGACGAACCCGTTCGTCTGGACGAGCGGCACGCGCGTCGACCTCGGGCCGGTGCCCGGGTTCGAGGGCACCAGCAGCCGGCTCGTCGACCTCGACGACCACGGGCGGGTGCTCGGCATCGGGCTCGGGCCCGAGAGCTTCGAGGTGGGGTACGTGTGGGACGGCGCGTTCACGCCGGTGGGCGACCCGTCCGCGTTCGGCGGCAACGGCGTCGTCGACCTGTCCGACTCCGGGTTCGTGCTCGGCAACGCGTACGAGGGGGGTCCGCTCCTGTGGCGGGACGGCGCGCAGCGGTGGCTCGGCCTGCCGCCGGGGTTCACGGACGCCGACCCGGTGGCCGTGGACGAGCACGGGCACGCCGTCGCGAACCTGCGGACCGACGACGGCCGGTGGCGCGCGCACCTGTGGGACGGCGACCGCTGGGTCGCGCTCGGGCCCGACGACGTGACGACGCGCGCGACGGACCTCGACAGGCACCGCGTCGTGGGCGTCGTCGAGCGGGCGGCCGACCCCGCGCGCACGACCGCGTTCCTGCTCCAGGGCGACCGCTTCACCGAGCTCGGCGCCGGCACCTCGGGGTCGGTCGCCGCGCAGGCCCTCGCCGGCCGGTACGTGCTCGGCACGGTCACCGACGCGGACGGGCTGGTGCGCGCGGTGCTCTGGACCACCCGGGGGATGCACCACTGA